The Opitutales bacterium ASA1 genome window below encodes:
- a CDS encoding tetratricopeptide repeat protein, whose translation MSLTLRFAAFACALYVSLTIAGCTGGSRDVEEETGPRVAAWAREVPAAQASNAYCGKCHQTAEDAWRNSHHSKANRPVSPIADAAMFAERTAETHAARYEFTRDPADGAPVIRELLREGAVRSYRPSMVIARTPLWQYLVETEPGRLQTTEVAWDPVREEWFGVFGMEVRNPGEWGHWHGRGMNWNSMCARCHMTAYSKNYDDANDTYSSRWLEHGIGCVQCHNLMPGHEPGGAAMATVDDFSRDPHRMMETCAACHSRAESLTKDFVPGENYDDHFRLQLPVEPSLYYADGQILDEVFVYGSFRHSKMHAAGVTCMDCHDPHAGTLKLPQENNHVCLQCHATPGRLGATVIDPVAHSFHKEGSDGNRCVECHMPETTYMQRDPRRDHGFIVPDPVLTRDIGVPNACSKCHHDQTLDWNIEHYETWYGERRAASPDRARARAIHRAFRGEADVVPELLRLLDAETIPARRASLLELAARVAPVDDSVLGRARALATDPDALVRAASVRASAAAGRSDSDVVRAALGDPTRLVRIDAAWALSPSLPEGHERRHELDTYLREALDQPAGRLRVAQDLFNRGRSAEAVDLVRSALPWDPLSPALPETLGLVLAQQGRATEAAQALQRAAELDTRSAGLAFQAALAWSEAGDTARAEAMFGAALRAEPTMARAWYNLGLLQSRTGRAQEAIVALREAERLQPGDPDAPYALATVYLGLDRREEAAAAARRVLERAPTHGPAARLLRLLGTAP comes from the coding sequence ACGTCGAAGAGGAAACGGGTCCGCGAGTGGCGGCGTGGGCGCGCGAGGTTCCCGCCGCACAGGCGAGCAATGCCTACTGTGGCAAATGCCACCAAACCGCCGAAGACGCGTGGCGGAACTCGCACCATTCCAAGGCCAATCGCCCGGTGTCGCCGATCGCGGATGCGGCGATGTTCGCCGAGCGTACGGCGGAGACGCACGCGGCGCGTTACGAGTTCACGCGCGATCCCGCGGACGGAGCGCCGGTGATCCGCGAGTTGTTGCGCGAGGGTGCAGTGCGGAGCTACCGGCCCTCGATGGTGATCGCGCGGACGCCGCTGTGGCAGTATCTCGTGGAGACCGAGCCCGGACGCTTGCAGACGACTGAAGTCGCATGGGATCCGGTGCGGGAGGAGTGGTTCGGCGTCTTCGGGATGGAGGTGCGCAATCCGGGAGAGTGGGGACACTGGCACGGCCGCGGCATGAACTGGAACTCCATGTGCGCTCGCTGCCACATGACCGCGTATTCAAAAAACTACGACGACGCGAACGACACCTACTCGTCCCGTTGGCTCGAGCACGGCATCGGCTGCGTGCAGTGTCACAATCTCATGCCGGGTCACGAACCGGGCGGTGCCGCGATGGCGACCGTCGACGACTTCTCGCGCGATCCGCACCGCATGATGGAGACGTGCGCCGCGTGCCACAGTCGCGCGGAGAGTCTGACGAAGGACTTCGTGCCGGGGGAGAACTACGACGACCACTTCCGTCTCCAGCTTCCCGTCGAGCCGTCGCTCTACTACGCGGACGGGCAGATCCTCGACGAAGTCTTCGTCTACGGCTCGTTTCGCCACAGCAAGATGCACGCGGCGGGCGTCACGTGCATGGACTGTCACGATCCGCACGCGGGGACGTTGAAACTGCCGCAGGAAAACAATCACGTTTGCCTGCAATGTCACGCCACTCCGGGCCGGCTCGGCGCGACCGTGATCGATCCGGTGGCGCACAGTTTCCACAAGGAGGGGAGCGACGGAAACCGCTGCGTGGAGTGTCACATGCCGGAGACGACCTACATGCAGCGCGACCCGCGGCGCGACCATGGTTTCATCGTACCGGACCCCGTGCTTACGCGCGACATCGGGGTGCCCAACGCCTGCAGCAAGTGTCACCACGACCAGACCTTGGACTGGAACATCGAGCACTACGAAACATGGTACGGAGAGAGGCGCGCCGCCTCGCCGGATCGCGCGCGAGCGCGGGCGATCCACCGTGCGTTTCGTGGAGAGGCGGACGTAGTTCCCGAACTGTTGCGCCTCCTCGACGCGGAGACGATTCCCGCGCGGCGTGCGAGTCTGCTCGAACTGGCGGCACGCGTGGCTCCGGTGGACGACTCGGTCCTCGGGCGCGCGCGCGCGCTGGCGACCGATCCGGATGCTCTCGTGCGCGCCGCGTCGGTGCGCGCGTCGGCTGCGGCCGGTCGTTCCGATTCCGACGTGGTGCGCGCCGCGCTCGGCGATCCGACGCGTCTGGTGCGGATCGACGCGGCGTGGGCGTTGTCGCCGTCGTTGCCGGAAGGACACGAGCGTCGCCACGAACTGGATACGTATTTGCGCGAAGCGCTCGACCAACCCGCGGGCCGCTTGCGTGTGGCGCAGGATCTCTTCAACCGCGGACGCTCCGCGGAGGCGGTCGACCTCGTGCGGTCCGCTTTGCCGTGGGATCCGCTGTCTCCGGCGTTGCCGGAGACTCTCGGGCTCGTACTCGCGCAACAGGGTCGCGCGACGGAAGCCGCGCAGGCGTTGCAGCGTGCTGCGGAACTGGATACACGCTCCGCTGGACTGGCTTTTCAGGCGGCGCTGGCCTGGAGCGAGGCGGGCGACACGGCACGCGCGGAGGCGATGTTCGGTGCGGCGTTGCGCGCGGAGCCGACGATGGCGCGCGCGTGGTACAACCTCGGTTTGCTGCAGTCGCGGACCGGGCGCGCGCAAGAGGCGATCGTTGCGCTGCGCGAGGCGGAACGCCTACAGCCGGGGGATCCGGACGCACCCTACGCCTTGGCGACGGTGTATCTCGGCCTCGACCGCCGCGAAGAGGCTGCCGCTGCCGCGCGACGCGTCTTGGAGAGGGCTCCGACACACGGGCCG